The Amycolatopsis sp. DG1A-15b genome window below encodes:
- a CDS encoding glycosyltransferase 87 family protein, translating to MRGRLGNKYVLVGAQLLVLVAVLVSCNGGRWRFPAYRVDLDVYRLGSAALWHGQALYGTLPPTGDGQLLLFTYPPFAAILLAPLAVLPYWAACLALTLLTLGVLAVVLVTVLRALGARCDWRRVAALLLAAEVLEPVLRTLYAGQLDLLLLVLVVLDVLVDTPRWPRGLLIGLAAAVKLTPAVFLLYFLLRRDSRAAVTAVVTFLAATTLGFLLAGADSVRYWTGALWDTGRVGEPTYAGDQSLLGLLARAGVPPEARTAWWLPLVAVVLVLTALGVRRALAAGERTVALGVNAIGGLLVSPISWTHHWVWAVVVLLGWAELARRTRRRGFAVLAGAGAVLFVAGPQWWWPRGGEVERQWNFLQQLTGNGYVLFGLAVLLTAVLVRFPERTGPVSAAVPARAGASPLPG from the coding sequence GTGCGAGGCAGGCTGGGGAACAAGTACGTGCTGGTGGGCGCCCAGCTGCTCGTGCTGGTGGCGGTGCTCGTGTCGTGCAACGGCGGCCGGTGGCGGTTCCCGGCCTACCGCGTCGACCTCGACGTCTACCGGCTCGGCTCGGCGGCGCTGTGGCACGGCCAGGCGCTCTACGGCACGCTCCCGCCCACCGGCGACGGTCAGCTCCTGCTCTTCACCTATCCGCCGTTCGCGGCGATCCTGCTGGCCCCGCTGGCCGTCCTGCCGTACTGGGCCGCCTGCCTCGCGCTCACCCTGCTCACGCTCGGCGTGCTGGCGGTGGTCCTGGTGACGGTGCTGCGCGCACTCGGCGCCCGGTGCGACTGGCGGCGGGTGGCGGCGCTGCTGCTGGCCGCCGAGGTGCTGGAACCGGTGCTGCGCACGCTGTACGCCGGGCAGCTCGACCTGCTGCTGCTGGTGCTGGTCGTGCTGGACGTCCTGGTGGACACGCCGCGCTGGCCGCGTGGCCTGCTGATCGGTCTGGCTGCCGCGGTGAAGCTGACGCCGGCGGTGTTCCTGCTGTACTTCCTGCTCCGCCGGGACAGCCGGGCCGCGGTGACCGCCGTCGTGACGTTCCTGGCCGCGACGACGCTGGGGTTCCTGCTCGCCGGCGCGGACTCGGTGCGGTACTGGACGGGCGCGCTGTGGGACACCGGCCGCGTCGGCGAGCCGACCTACGCCGGCGACCAGTCGCTGCTCGGGCTGCTGGCCAGGGCCGGGGTGCCGCCGGAGGCGCGGACGGCGTGGTGGCTGCCGCTGGTGGCGGTGGTGCTCGTGCTGACGGCGCTGGGCGTGCGGCGCGCGCTGGCCGCGGGGGAGCGGACCGTCGCGCTCGGCGTCAACGCGATCGGGGGGCTGCTGGTCTCGCCGATCTCCTGGACCCACCACTGGGTCTGGGCCGTGGTCGTGCTGCTCGGCTGGGCGGAGCTGGCCCGCCGCACGCGGCGGCGGGGGTTCGCGGTCCTGGCCGGGGCGGGCGCGGTGCTCTTCGTCGCGGGGCCGCAGTGGTGGTGGCCGCGCGGCGGGGAGGTGGAGCGGCAGTGGAACTTCCTCCAGCAGCTCACCGGCAACGGCTATGTCCTGTTCGGACTCGCGGTGCTGCTGACGGCGGTGCTGGTGCGGTTCCCGGAGCGAACCGGCCCGGTCAGCGCCGCTGTGCCGGCCCGCGCCGGAGCCAGCCCGCTCCCAGGATGA
- a CDS encoding DUF4383 domain-containing protein, with amino-acid sequence MTATEPEARAPRRGPAPVQGMGMLIGLLFLVLAALELMAGVPAGGGPRVLFGVLAVSGVWTLVHLLTGATAVFCTRSSRWAARFLLVAGASYAVVGLAGLLPLPHAITDALPMNTAGVCFDLALGTAMLILGAGWLRRGPAQRR; translated from the coding sequence ATGACGGCCACTGAACCCGAGGCCCGGGCGCCCCGGCGGGGTCCTGCCCCCGTGCAGGGCATGGGCATGCTGATCGGCCTGCTGTTCCTCGTCCTCGCCGCGCTGGAGCTGATGGCCGGGGTGCCGGCCGGCGGCGGCCCGCGCGTGCTCTTCGGCGTCCTCGCCGTCTCCGGCGTGTGGACGCTGGTGCACCTGCTGACCGGCGCCACCGCGGTGTTCTGCACCCGCTCCTCGCGCTGGGCCGCCCGCTTCCTCCTGGTCGCCGGCGCCAGCTACGCCGTGGTGGGGCTCGCCGGGCTGCTCCCGCTGCCGCACGCGATCACCGACGCGCTGCCGATGAACACCGCGGGCGTCTGCTTCGACCTGGCGCTCGGCACCGCGATGCTCATCCTGGGAGCGGGCTGGCTCCGGCGCGGGCCGGCACAGCGGCGCTGA
- a CDS encoding SRPBCC family protein: MTEYRHSATADIPADELFAFLSHPENLPRYFPQMKVAEPKGGDSVHVEAEVHGNRVASEAWLHTDPATRSLTWGAEGPDDYHGELRIRDDGPASSEIVVTLHSVREADGDEVQQGLERTVAAMTHAASADADVEAAEGQGGWTSYDEKRDSSS, encoded by the coding sequence ATGACCGAGTACCGCCACAGCGCGACCGCCGACATCCCCGCGGACGAGCTGTTCGCGTTCCTGAGCCATCCGGAGAACCTGCCCCGGTACTTCCCGCAGATGAAAGTCGCCGAGCCGAAGGGCGGGGACAGCGTCCACGTCGAGGCCGAGGTGCACGGCAACCGCGTCGCGAGCGAGGCGTGGCTGCACACCGATCCGGCGACCCGGTCGCTGACGTGGGGCGCGGAGGGCCCGGACGACTACCACGGTGAGCTGCGCATCCGCGACGACGGCCCGGCGTCCTCGGAAATCGTCGTCACGCTGCACAGCGTCCGGGAAGCCGACGGGGACGAGGTCCAGCAGGGCCTCGAACGCACGGTCGCGGCGATGACGCACGCCGCGTCCGCCGACGCCGACGTCGAGGCGGCCGAAGGCCAGGGCGGCTGGACCTCCTACGACGAGAAGAGGGATTCGTCGAGCTGA
- a CDS encoding FAD-dependent oxidoreductase: MSVAIAGGGPAGLLLGYLLARARIEVTVLESRSDFDRDFRGDSLHPYTLELLDRLGLAEDLLELDHFKARSFRFHTPAGVYRAADYDRLRTPYGYVALMPQVRFLYFLAERASALPSFTLRTNAKVTGLLEAGDGTVTGVRHRGGELAASVVVGADGRFSTVRRLAGLEARSLGATTDLLWFRLPRSPGDPPDADLDLYFGRDAYVGVLGGVRDWQVGYSIEKGSYPALRERGVEPIRAFVRERVPWLADRAHLLTDFSQTTLLSVDISRVDRWYRPGLLLLGDAAHVISPVGGNGILMAVQDAVAAANRLVPAFRRGGVTAADLAAVQAGRIRAIERVQADQVRGERRAAAARARGRGTAPPKLLKYLFAVPAVRTRGARGNAYGPFPPQLDESLFSS; the protein is encoded by the coding sequence GTGAGCGTCGCGATCGCGGGCGGCGGCCCCGCCGGGCTGCTGCTCGGCTACCTGCTCGCGCGCGCTCGCATCGAAGTCACCGTGCTCGAGTCGCGGTCCGACTTCGACCGCGACTTCCGCGGCGATTCGCTGCACCCGTACACCCTCGAACTGCTCGACCGGCTGGGCCTGGCCGAGGACCTGCTCGAACTCGACCACTTCAAGGCGCGCTCGTTCCGCTTCCACACCCCAGCCGGGGTCTACCGCGCGGCCGACTACGACCGCCTCCGCACGCCGTACGGCTACGTCGCCCTGATGCCGCAGGTGCGGTTCCTCTATTTCCTCGCCGAGCGGGCGAGCGCCCTGCCGTCGTTCACGCTGCGGACCAACGCCAAGGTCACCGGGCTGCTCGAAGCGGGCGACGGCACGGTGACCGGCGTGCGCCACCGCGGCGGCGAACTCGCCGCGTCCGTCGTCGTCGGCGCCGACGGCCGGTTCTCCACCGTCCGGCGGCTGGCCGGGCTCGAAGCCCGGTCGCTCGGCGCGACCACCGACCTGCTCTGGTTCCGGCTGCCCCGCTCCCCCGGTGACCCGCCGGACGCGGACCTCGACCTCTACTTCGGGCGCGACGCCTACGTCGGCGTCCTCGGCGGCGTCCGCGACTGGCAGGTCGGCTACAGCATCGAGAAGGGCTCGTACCCGGCGCTGCGCGAACGCGGGGTGGAACCGATCCGCGCGTTCGTGCGCGAACGCGTGCCGTGGCTGGCCGACCGGGCCCACCTGCTCACGGACTTCTCCCAGACCACGCTCCTGTCGGTCGACATCTCCCGCGTGGACCGCTGGTACCGGCCGGGCCTGCTGCTGCTCGGCGACGCGGCGCACGTCATCTCCCCGGTCGGCGGCAACGGCATCCTGATGGCGGTCCAGGACGCCGTCGCCGCGGCGAACCGGCTGGTGCCCGCCTTCCGCCGCGGCGGCGTCACCGCCGCGGACCTGGCGGCCGTGCAGGCCGGCCGGATCCGCGCGATCGAGCGGGTGCAGGCCGACCAGGTGCGGGGCGAACGGCGGGCGGCCGCCGCCCGGGCCCGCGGCCGCGGCACCGCACCCCCGAAACTGCTCAAGTACCTGTTCGCCGTGCCGGCGGTGCGCACCCGGGGCGCCCGCGGCAACGCCTACGGGCCGTTCCCGCCTCAGCTCGACGAATCCCTCTTCTCGTCGTAG
- a CDS encoding nitroreductase family deazaflavin-dependent oxidoreductase, with protein sequence MDLVDVRAMNAEMTAKLIDAPAEPPPEGGYALRVVETRGRRTGEPRRVPLAVVACGGGQYLVSPVRDRDWVENLLATPECALLSGGRREERRAEPAGGEEAAAVVAAYLAAMSVPWAIRAFPVRQDATPAQILEHLPGMAVFRLSTVDVP encoded by the coding sequence GTGGACCTCGTGGACGTCCGAGCGATGAACGCCGAAATGACCGCGAAGCTGATCGACGCCCCCGCCGAGCCGCCGCCGGAAGGCGGGTACGCCCTGCGCGTCGTCGAGACGCGGGGACGCCGCACCGGCGAGCCGCGGCGCGTGCCCCTCGCCGTGGTCGCGTGCGGCGGCGGGCAGTACCTCGTCTCCCCGGTCCGCGACCGCGACTGGGTGGAGAACCTCCTGGCCACGCCGGAGTGCGCGCTGCTGTCCGGCGGCCGCCGCGAGGAGCGCCGTGCCGAGCCGGCCGGCGGCGAAGAGGCGGCCGCGGTGGTCGCCGCCTACCTGGCCGCGATGTCGGTGCCGTGGGCGATCCGGGCGTTCCCGGTCCGCCAGGACGCGACCCCCGCGCAGATCCTCGAGCACCTGCCGGGCATGGCGGTGTTCCGGCTGTCCACAGTGGACGTGCCGTGA
- a CDS encoding MarR family winged helix-turn-helix transcriptional regulator: MEDSPVALRVNLALRELLALAHDVQIALARRLGLGATDVQALQHLAAGTPMGTVDLAHALKIRSASATVLVDRLEAAGHVRRGPHPHDGRRVTLVVSEAARSEVRAALAPLVDAITRLTDGLAPEQAEVVARFLGDTTEILRAYAAEPPDAG, from the coding sequence GTGGAAGACAGTCCGGTCGCGCTCCGGGTGAACCTCGCCCTGCGGGAGCTCCTCGCCCTCGCACACGACGTCCAGATCGCCCTGGCCCGGCGCCTCGGCCTCGGGGCGACCGACGTGCAGGCCCTGCAGCACCTGGCGGCCGGCACCCCGATGGGTACGGTCGACCTCGCGCACGCGCTCAAGATCCGGTCCGCGTCGGCCACCGTGCTCGTCGACCGCCTGGAGGCCGCCGGGCACGTCCGCCGCGGCCCGCACCCCCACGACGGGCGGCGGGTGACCCTCGTCGTCAGCGAGGCGGCCCGCTCCGAGGTCCGGGCCGCGCTGGCCCCGCTGGTCGACGCCATCACCCGGTTGACGGACGGCTTGGCCCCGGAGCAGGCGGAAGTGGTGGCCCGGTTCCTCGGCGACACCACGGAGATCCTCCGGGCCTACGCCGCCGAGCCGCCGGACGCGGGTTAG
- a CDS encoding MFS transporter gives MAVTQAGVRAWPLLAVLGAGLFLVAVDATVLHVALPDLVRQLRPGAAAQVWIVAVYPLTAAPLLLPSSTLGDRFGRRRVLVTGYAVFGAASLGCALAPGVPTLLAARAALGVGGALIMPVTMALLRELFPDRRRRRAAIAVCSGIAGTGSVFGPVLGGLLVQTWGWRATFLVNPPVILAAVAAALRWLPRSPPGREPWDALSAVLAAGGVLGIAAAVGPSGGGFAAGAGAAGCVLLALFVRRQRRAATPLLDLALFRRPGVPAAAGGVLLVMSTLVGLGLLLAQYLQVVLGLSPTAAAARLLLVLGAAATGSVVAPALLERFGNPRVRTAGFALAAASLGIPAAGGLASPWWLGGALAGSGFGMALALTSSTDTLLTAAPADRAGGAAAVEKTGYELGAGLGTTAFGSLAAAVYAAHLVVPPGVPDAAARLASAGPAQAEAAAHGFAAATELLTAARTACTASVQTAAAVACGLFAVVTLVSLLRRAAV, from the coding sequence GTGGCCGTGACGCAGGCGGGCGTCCGGGCGTGGCCGCTGCTGGCCGTGCTCGGCGCCGGCCTCTTCCTGGTCGCGGTGGACGCGACCGTGCTGCACGTCGCGCTGCCCGACCTCGTCCGGCAGTTGCGGCCCGGTGCCGCGGCCCAGGTCTGGATCGTGGCCGTCTACCCGCTCACCGCGGCGCCGCTGCTCCTGCCGTCCAGCACGCTCGGCGACCGCTTCGGACGGCGACGCGTGCTCGTCACCGGCTACGCGGTGTTCGGCGCCGCGTCGCTCGGCTGCGCGCTCGCGCCCGGCGTTCCCACGCTGCTCGCCGCGCGCGCGGCGCTGGGCGTCGGCGGTGCCCTGATCATGCCGGTGACGATGGCGCTGCTGCGGGAGCTGTTCCCGGACCGGCGACGGCGACGCGCGGCGATCGCGGTGTGCAGCGGCATCGCCGGAACCGGCTCGGTGTTCGGGCCGGTGCTCGGCGGGCTGCTCGTCCAGACGTGGGGCTGGCGGGCGACGTTCCTGGTCAACCCGCCGGTCATCCTGGCCGCGGTCGCGGCGGCGCTGCGGTGGCTGCCGCGCAGCCCGCCCGGACGTGAACCGTGGGACGCGCTCAGCGCGGTACTCGCCGCCGGCGGGGTGCTCGGGATCGCCGCCGCCGTCGGGCCGTCGGGGGGCGGCTTCGCGGCCGGGGCGGGTGCCGCCGGGTGCGTCCTCCTCGCGCTCTTCGTGCGCCGCCAGCGGCGGGCCGCAACACCCCTGCTGGACCTGGCCCTGTTCCGGCGCCCGGGGGTGCCGGCCGCGGCCGGCGGGGTCCTGCTGGTGATGAGCACGCTGGTCGGGCTCGGCCTGCTGCTCGCCCAGTACCTCCAGGTGGTGCTCGGCCTGTCCCCGACCGCCGCGGCCGCCCGGCTGCTGCTCGTGCTCGGCGCGGCCGCGACCGGCAGCGTGGTGGCGCCGGCGCTGCTGGAGCGGTTCGGCAACCCCCGCGTCCGCACCGCGGGGTTCGCCCTGGCGGCGGCGTCCCTCGGCATCCCGGCGGCGGGCGGGCTGGCGTCGCCGTGGTGGCTGGGCGGCGCACTGGCCGGTTCGGGCTTCGGCATGGCGCTCGCGCTGACGTCGAGCACGGACACGCTGCTGACGGCCGCCCCCGCCGACCGGGCGGGCGGCGCGGCCGCGGTCGAGAAGACCGGCTACGAACTCGGGGCGGGCCTGGGCACGACGGCGTTCGGCTCGCTGGCGGCGGCCGTCTACGCGGCCCACCTGGTGGTCCCACCCGGCGTGCCCGACGCGGCGGCCCGGCTGGCTTCGGCCGGACCGGCACAGGCCGAAGCCGCGGCCCACGGCTTCGCGGCGGCCACCGAGCTCCTCACCGCCGCCCGGACGGCCTGCACGGCGAGCGTCCAGACGGCGGCGGCCGTCGCTTGCGGGCTTTTTGCTGTTGTCACTTTGGTTTCTCTTCTTCGACGAGCCGCCGTATAG